A single genomic interval of Takifugu flavidus isolate HTHZ2018 chromosome 19, ASM371156v2, whole genome shotgun sequence harbors:
- the prkrip1 gene encoding PRKR-interacting protein 1 homolog, whose product MAADAQKNNKQKKTGGKEAQPLIIAKSPAEEQRLKLERLMRNPDKLAPIPDRPKEWNPRAPPEFVRDVMGSSAGAGSGEFHVYRHLRRREYQRQDFLDKMSDKQNADQNYLDKVEQNKKAAEERTAKRRRKRDKLKLKKLMAKKAKTESGKEDQTDSSSDSNEDKEREEEEEEREDDAEAPSFIMGKK is encoded by the coding sequence ATGGCGGCGGACGCGCAGAAAAAtaacaagcagaaaaaaactGGAGGAAAAGAGGCGCAGCCTCTGATTATCGCGAAAAGCCCTGCTGAAGAACAACGGCTAAAGTTGGAGCGGTTGATGAGAAACCCGGACAAGCTTGCTCCTATCCCGGACAGACCAAAGGAATGGAATCCCCGGGCTCCACCGGAGTTTGTACGGGATGTGATGGGCTCCAGCGCCGGCGCGGGCAGCGGGGAGTTCCATGTGTACCGTCACCTCAGACGGAGAGAGTACCAGAGGCAAGACTTCCTGGACAAGATGTCAGATAAGCAAAACGCCGACCAGAATTACCTGGATAAGGTGGAGCAGAACAAAAAGGCAGCCGAGGAGAGAACCGCGAAGCGGCGAAGGAAACGAGACAAGTTAAAACTGAAAAAGCTGATGGCGAAAAAGGCGAAGACGGAATCCGGGAAAGAAGACCAGACGGACTCCAGTTCGGACAGTAACGAAGATAAGGAgcgtgaggaggaagaggaggagagagaggatgatGCCGAAGCTCCAAGCTTCATCATGGGCAAGAAATGA
- the LOC130516088 gene encoding alpha-1-antiproteinase-like, with protein MSLRCSFSCLTALTLQMLCVAHGTFGPRAEKEFAGPLPQEAHQHLNTSALNTLLAFEPYQDLASRVSTEPEAQQRNILFSPLGLASAVVLLSRVSRSESRSQALELLGLAANSTERSVEDAVSSLTDLLHNLTLPEGRGGGGGRGAGSEAGAGTTAGDGDGGSDAGGRADAAEAGTHAGSQLKVWSGLHAGGNQSDYQSFLSEGWSGFNYTFDTLQKDLESSDELELNNYAYFKGRLPFERRHTVPRSFQLNATASLEVAMMFRDDSSDVMMLYDTNCSATVVQLAQSERLAWLLLLPKAELQTLEGCLSSRRMSFWLSNLKPGRAEILFPKFQLRRSYNVKNLLKNSGASSLFSDAPDFSGLSEKETLRLVKASQEVMLEVEEAKLEEGGGYDVPLDFSVPPRITFNRPFVLLTYDHVTGLVLLMGRISDPADV; from the exons ATGTCTTTGAGGTGCAGCTTTTCATGTCTGACCGCGCTGACTCTGCAAATGCTGTGCGTGGCACACGGAACCTTTGGACCCAGGGCTGAGAAAGAATTCGCCGGGCCGCTGCCGCAAGAAGCCCATCAGCATCTCAACACTTCGGCCCTAAACACTCTTTTGGCCTTTGAACCTTACCAGGACTTGGCCAGCAGAGTGTCCACTGAGCCTGAGGCCCAGCAGCGCAACATCCTGTTTTCACCACTGGGCCTGGCCTCAGCTGTGGTTCTGCTCTCCCGGGTGTCCCGCTCCGAGAGCAGGAGCCAggccctggagctgctgggcctGGCGGCCAATTCCACGGAGCGGAGCGTGGAGGACGCCGTATCATCTCTGACTGATCTGTTGCACAACCTGACTCTCcctgaggggaggggtggaggtgggggccgGGGGGCCGGTTCAGAGGCTGGAGCTGGAACCACAGCAGGGGATGGAGATGGAGGCTCAGATGCTGGAGGCAGAGCTGATGCTGCCGAGGCTGGGACTCACGCCGGGAGTCAGCTGAAGGTGTGGAGCGGCCTACACGCAGGCGGAAATCAGTCCGACTATCAGAGTTTTCTGTCCGAGGGATGGTCGGGCTTCAACTACACCTTTGATACGTTGCAGAAAGACTTGGAGTCATCTGATGAACTCGAACTTAACAATTACGCATACTTCAAAG GGCGGCTTCCGTTTGAGCGGCGCCACACGGTGCCACGCAGTTTCCAGCTGAACGCCACGGCGAGCCTGGAGGTGGCCATGATGTTCAGGGACGACTCCTCAGACGTGATGATGCTCTATGACACCAACTGCTCGGCCACGGTGGTGCAGCTCGCCCAGTCGGAACGCCTCGCttggctgctcctgctgcccaaAGCCGAGCTGCAGACCCTGGAGGGCTGCCTCTCCAGCAGACGCATGAGCTTCTGGCTCAGCAACCTGAAGCCGGG GCGGGCAGAAATCCTTTTCCCCAAGTTCCAGCTGAGGAGAAGCTACAATGTGAAGAACCTCCTGAAGAACTCCGGGGCATCATCGCTCTTCTCAGACGCGCCAGACTTCTCGGGGTTATCAGAGAAGGAGACGCTGAGGCTCGTCAAG GCTTCTCAGGAGGTGAtgctggaggtggaagaggccaagttggaggaaggggggggttacGACGTCCCGCTGGACTTCTCCGTCCCTCCACGGATCACCTTTAACCGACCCTTCGTACTGCTAACGTATGACCATGTGACggggctggtgctgctgatgggcAGAATCTCTGACCCTGCAGATGTCTGA
- the LOC130516162 gene encoding alpha-1-antitrypsin homolog → MRDIIASCMLAALLLAVASANHHQHHNHNHNHQHGPKGHDGENICHLLSNGNADFGFALYKQLNAKSDAGKNIFFSPLGISSALSVLTKGARGDTRSQLFSTLGYGAFNQSQVDEAYMHLFHMFKHNQELRLGNAAAVDKTFNPLKAYMTDIKDHYSAEVLDVDFKNPAEAAAEINKYIALNTGDMIKDQVKDLDPDTAMVLINYIFFKGEWERPFNSNLTQKMDFNVDESTKVQVDMMRRTGRFDYYSDFDNHSSIIMLPYKGNTSMMIILPNEGKMKHVENSISKEQILHWFNSLFRMSVELMLPKFSISADASLNEVLQEMGVTNVFSDAADLSGISQEPKLKVSKVSHRAVLDVDEKGTTAAASTTIEIMPMSMPGTMKVDRPFLVLILEQSTRSILFMGKINNPTAQ, encoded by the exons ATGCGCGATATCATTGCTAGTTGCATGTTAGCAGCACTGCTGCTGGCCGTAGCCTCAGccaaccaccaccaacaccacaaccacaaccacaaccaccagcACGGCCCCAAAGGTCATGATGGAGAAAACATCTGCCACCTACTTTCCAATGGAAACGCCGACTTTGGCTTCGCCCTCTACAAACAACTGAATGCTAAATCTGATGCTGGAAAGAACATCTTCTTCTCACCGCTGGGCATCTCCTCCGCCCTCTCTGTGCTGACCAAAGGGGCTCGTGGTGACACCCGCAGCCAGCTGTTCTCCACCCTGGGCTACGGCGCCTTTAACCAGTCTCAGGTCGATGAGGCCTACATGCATCTCTTCCACATGTTTAAGCACAACCAGGAGCTGCGTCTGGGCAACGCCGCCGCAGTCGACAAGACCTTCAACCCTCTGAAGGCCTACATGACTGATATCAAGGACCACTACTCTGCCGAGGTCCTCGACGTCGACTTTAAGAATCCTGCCGAGGCCGCCGCAGAGATCAACAAATACATTGCCCTTAACACAGGAGACATGATCAAAGACCAGGTGAAGGACCTGGACCCTGATACCGCCATGGTGCTGATCAACTACATCTTCTTCAAAG GAGAGTGGGAGAGACCCTTTAACAGCAACCTGACACAGAAGATGGACTTCAACGTGGACGAGTCCACCAAGGTTCAGGTCGAcatgatgaggaggacaggTCGCTTTGACTACTACAGCGACTTTGACAACCACAGCTCCATCATCATGCTGCCTTACAAGGGCAACACCTCCATGATGATCATCCTGCCCAATGAAGGCAAGATGAAGCATGTGGAGAACTCCATCTCCAAGGAACAAATCCTTCACTGGTTCAACTCACTCTTCAGGAT GTCTGTGGAACTGATGCTGCCCAAGTTCTCCATCAGTGCTGATGCTTCACTGAACGAGGTGCTTCAAGAAATGGGCGTGACCAATGTTTTCTCAGATGCCGCTGACCTCTCTGGAATATCTCAGGAGCCCAAACTCAAAGTCTCCAAG gtgtcccaccgcGCTGTGCTGGATGTGGATGAGAAAGGAACCACGGCCGCAGCCAGCACCACCATCGAGATCATGCCCATGAGCATGCCCGGAACCATGAAGGTGGATAGGCCATTCTTGGTCCTGATCCTGGAGCAATCCACCAGAAGCATCTTGTTCATGGGCAAGATCAACAACCCCACAGCCCAGTAG
- the clmnb gene encoding uncharacterized protein clmnb has product MTSSVCFSEVVLKGERDVNRMEDEAKVDSQRGADGGRKNDEEPRTADERAAVQARTFTRWINLVLQRNDPPAAVRDLFKDIRDGRILMALLERLSGSQLLYRFRSPPQRIFRLKNVSKVLAFLDGKQVDLLSISASGVVDGDPSVVLSLLWSIILHFQVKQVVGGLQEPSSSPPLCSTERPTQTGESGADTLPSKGRQAARESEHHGKTVHALLQRVQRCTSEFGVQVEDFGKSWSSGLAFLALIKSINPTLVDLRESLLREPRENIQQAFTLASCSLGIAPLLEPDDVLSTFIDEPSIITYVSTFFQHCSTTDEDCSGCSEDTEANFGSLGTGFGGNLAIDPEAQALLKCSEKSCEQQLWKKWSRRGSARGNSEEPVGDGASGSKKGRYPNPPSPLNANIASQEIQSWMKTSDRSQHRMYESHFSLSSEEGVYSLSVVDSEEEEEAWSPILGLNRGVFQPCSRLKTEKTLLKRGQTGEKLTAESGVDRTSAWNERSSGEMVNNEPEGDIRKTEACEDESFVRGQMSDGGACIDKEGNPRSTVSRYHKTQALGGGATEINHSEAAGCKKEQKGQTERSLFEKRGKVREQTKSGGGEEEEEEEEEEEEGAATVSRGQHWQERDTSTRGCSGICQTFRQGGFPPETSNAAGLTPPETEVLLLLWILTYCCFILYHMIS; this is encoded by the exons ATGACTTCAAGTGTGTGCTTCTCAGAAGTGGTTCTTAAAGGAGAACGTGATGTTAACAGAATGGAGGATGAGGCCAAAGTTGATTCCCAGAGGGGAGCggacggagggaggaagaaTGATGAGGAGCCACGGACTGCAG ACGAGCGGGCGGCCGTGCAGGCGAGAACCTTCACCAGGTGGATCAATCTGGTTCTGCAGAGG AACGATCCTCCAGCCGCTGTGCGTGACCTGTTCAAAGACATCCGGGATGGAAGAATCCTGATGGCTTTGCTGGAACGGCTCTCTGGGAGCCAACTG CTCTACAGGTTCAGGTCTCCTCCTCAGCGCATCTTCAGACTGAAGAACGTCTCTAAGGTCCTGGCGTTCCTGGACGGTAAACAG GTGGACCTGCTCAGCATCAGCGCCTCTGGCGTTGTCGATGGCGACCCTTCTGTTGTTCTCAGTCTGCTCTGGAGCATCATCCTTCATTTCCAG GTAAAGCAGGTGGTTGGAGGCCTTCAGGAGCCTTCCTCCAGCCCCCCTCTGTGCTCCACCGAGCGCCCTACACAGACTGGTGAATCTGGTGCTGACACCCTGCCAAGCAAAGGCAGGCAGGCTGCCAGAGAGTcagagcatcatgggaaaaCCGTCCACGCTCTGCTGCAGCGGGTCCAAAGATGCACATCAGA GTTTGGGGTGCAAGTTGAGGACTttgggaagagctggagcagcggCCTGGCGTTCCTGGCTCTGATTAAATCTATAAACCCGACTTTGGTTGACCTGAGGGAGAGCTTATTGAGAGAGCCAAGAGAAAACATCCAGCAAGCTTTCACGTTAGCGAGCTGCAGTCTGGGCATAGCGCCCCTGCTGGAGCCCGACG ATGTGTTAAGCACATTTATAGATGAGCCGTCCATCATCACTTATGTGTCCACGTTCTTCCAACATTGTTCCACCACAGATGAG GATTGTTCAGGATGTTCTGAAGATACCGAAGCAAACTTTGGATCTTTGGGGACCGGGTTTGGAGGGAACCTCGCCATTGATCCAGAAGCTCAAGCTTTGCTGAAATGTTCAGAAAAGAGCTGCGAGCAGCAACTGTGGAAAAAATGGAGTCGTAGAGGGTCAGCCAGAGGAAATTCTGAAGAACCTGTGGGCGACGGTGCATCCGGCAGTAAGAAGGGCAGGTATCCGAATCCACCCAGTCCGCTGAACGCCAACATAGCCAGCCAGGAGATCCAGTCGTGGATGAAAACCTCAGATCGGTCACAACACAGAATGTACGAAAGCCACTTTTCTCTGAGCTCAGAGGAAGGCGTCTACAGCCTGTCTGTGGTGgattcagaggaggaggaggaggcctggagCCCCATCCTGGGCCTGAACAGAGGGGTTTTTCAGCCTTGCTCTCGgctaaaaacagagaaaacgcTCCTGAAACgaggacaaacaggagaaaagctCACAGCTGAATCAGGGGTGGATAGAACGTCTGCTTGGAATGAAAGGAGCAGCGGAGAGATGGTAAACAATGAGCCGGAGGGAGACATCAGAAAGACAGAAGCGTGTGAAGATGAAAGCTTTGTCAGAGGACAGATGAGCGATGGAGGCGCGTGTATAGACAAGGAAGGAAATCCAAGATCTACGGTGTCCCGGTATCATAAAACCCAGGCTCTGGGAGGTGGagcaacagaaataaatcattCTGAAGCTGCTGGCTGCAAGAAAGAGCAAAAAGGACAAACAGAAAGGAGCCTGTTTGAAAAACGTGGAAAGGTGAGGGAACAAACAAagtcaggtggaggagaggaagaggaagaggaggaggaggaagaggaggagggagcagcTACTGTTAGCAGAGGGCAACACTGGCAGGAACGCGACACCAGTACCAGAGGCTGTTCTGGGATCTGTCAGACATTCAG ACAGGGAGGATTCCCTCCTGAAACCTCCAACGCTGCTGGCCTTACTCCACCAGAGACTGAAGTGCTTTTGCTCCTGTGGATCCTGACCTACTGTTGCTTCATCCTTTATCACATGATCTCCTGA
- the glrx5 gene encoding glutaredoxin-related protein 5, mitochondrial, translating to MNCLFRSTARCLRSGLAVNQLRPAGGRSWVASARLLCSAANLQKDLGEMVKKDKVVVFIKGTPAQPMCGFSNAVVQILRMHGVDDYAAYNVLEDQDLRQGVKEFSNWPTIPQVYLDGEFVGGCDILLQMHQNGDLVEELKKLGIRSALLDAEGESK from the exons ATGAATTGTCTATTTAGGTCAACTGCGCGGTGTCTGCGGTCGGGGTTGGCGGTTAACCAACTGCGTCCAGCCGGCGGACGCTCGTGGGTCGCCTCGGCCCGGCTCCTGTGCTCGGCGGCGAACCTCCAGAAAGACCTTGGTGAGATGGTGAAGAAGGACAAAGTCGTTGTGTTCATTAAGGGGACGCCGGCTCAGCCCATGTGCGGCTTCAGTAACGCTGTGGTTCAGATTCTACGCATGCACGGGGTGGACGACTACGCTGCCTACAACGTGCTGGAGGACCAGGACCTGAGACAAG GAGTCAAGGAGTTCTCCAACTGGCCCACGATCCCACAGGTCTACTTGGATGGTGAGTTCGTGGGGGGCTGCGACATCCTGCTCCAGATGCACCAGAACGGTGATTTGGTGGAGGAGTTAAAGAAACTGGGCATCCGGTCCGCGCTCCTCGACGCCGAGGGAGAATCCAAGTAG